The following are encoded together in the Iodobacter fluviatilis genome:
- the gcvA gene encoding transcriptional regulator GcvA: MRRILPSLVALQCFDAAARELSFTRAAEELNVTQSAVSRQIRLLEEFLGRALFHRIKQRLVLTEAGEAYARDIRDVLDKAEAATLALMAYSGTSGALNLAILPTFGSRWLVPRLGSFTTRYPEIQLNLLTRLKPFDFAKEEIDVAIHFGDTSWPGVEYHWLMGEETVPVCAPSLLEDHVLTGPADLAGFTLLQQTTRPQAWLDWFEAVGVQAQNTGKGPRFEQFYMVIQAALAGLGMAVLPLFLVQEELVSGRLVVAINHPVKSRNAYYLVYPKSKHDAYPIQVFRDWILGECELTPMSR, translated from the coding sequence ATGCGGCGTATTCTTCCATCTTTAGTCGCTTTGCAGTGTTTTGATGCTGCGGCTCGTGAGCTTAGCTTTACCCGTGCAGCCGAAGAGCTCAACGTCACTCAGAGCGCAGTCAGTCGGCAAATTCGCTTATTGGAAGAGTTTTTGGGGCGCGCGCTTTTTCATAGAATTAAACAACGTTTAGTTCTGACCGAGGCAGGGGAGGCCTATGCGCGGGATATTCGGGATGTATTAGATAAGGCCGAGGCCGCCACACTGGCTCTAATGGCGTATAGCGGCACCAGCGGCGCGCTGAATCTGGCGATTTTGCCGACCTTTGGCTCGCGCTGGTTAGTGCCAAGGCTGGGCAGCTTTACCACGCGTTACCCAGAGATTCAGCTTAATTTACTCACCCGCCTCAAGCCCTTTGATTTTGCTAAAGAAGAGATCGATGTGGCGATTCATTTTGGCGATACTTCTTGGCCGGGAGTGGAGTATCACTGGTTGATGGGCGAAGAAACTGTCCCAGTTTGCGCTCCCAGCCTATTGGAAGACCATGTTTTAACCGGCCCTGCCGATCTGGCAGGTTTTACATTATTGCAACAAACCACCCGCCCACAAGCATGGCTCGATTGGTTTGAGGCGGTGGGTGTGCAAGCGCAAAATACCGGTAAAGGGCCAAGGTTTGAGCAGTTTTATATGGTGATTCAAGCTGCATTGGCGGGGCTAGGTATGGCGGTTTTGCCTCTATTTTTAGTGCAAGAAGAGCTCGTTAGTGGGCGGCTTGTGGTGGCGATTAATCATCCAGTAAAAAGCCGAAATGCTTATTACCTCGTCTACCCCAAAAGCAAACACGATGCCTACCCAATACAGGTATTTAGGGATTGGATCTTGGGTGAGTGTGAATTAACGCCAATGAGTCGTTAA
- a CDS encoding DUF1338 domain-containing protein codes for MDRTSFDTTAIETTQLGQLLLRVAGSAKTQQLFAMIEVDPRLLGPTSNQVSRAVLAQAMNMMLFAQNLSAVPEGARYVAEKLAAGSKVVFDHGALRTVDAARTGALPHGQQAFKRILEPLGFAVAHVYPLKKLKMTGRAYCHIDFPEVISQFFVSELHVEQFSINFQVAAERIVHKSRDPLEPQHHSLLLQLASQKELSFDDAAVLLPALVGCFDVQHEAPHLVDYETVLAESAEMAWISTEGNRFNHATDRVPHVIELADELRVKGYPIKDSVEISGSGAVRQTALKAAMVQRVFLDEKNHPITRTVPGSFYEFISRDKLPDSAQLDLRFDASNAQGIFKMTAAN; via the coding sequence ATGGATCGCACTTCTTTTGATACCACCGCCATCGAAACCACGCAGCTAGGGCAATTGCTGCTGCGGGTTGCGGGTTCAGCCAAGACCCAGCAACTCTTTGCCATGATTGAAGTCGATCCACGCCTACTTGGCCCCACTAGCAATCAAGTCAGCCGTGCTGTGCTGGCGCAAGCCATGAATATGATGCTGTTTGCACAAAACCTAAGTGCAGTGCCAGAAGGCGCACGTTATGTGGCAGAAAAGCTAGCCGCAGGCAGCAAAGTGGTGTTTGATCACGGCGCGCTGCGCACAGTAGATGCCGCGCGCACCGGTGCTTTGCCACATGGACAGCAAGCATTTAAACGGATTTTAGAACCACTGGGCTTTGCGGTTGCCCATGTTTATCCACTTAAAAAACTAAAAATGACCGGCCGTGCATACTGCCATATTGATTTCCCTGAAGTAATTTCACAGTTTTTTGTATCCGAGCTACACGTTGAACAGTTTTCTATTAACTTTCAAGTGGCAGCCGAACGCATCGTACATAAATCACGCGATCCCTTAGAGCCACAGCACCACAGCCTGCTGCTGCAATTAGCCAGCCAAAAAGAATTAAGCTTTGATGATGCCGCCGTCTTGCTCCCTGCCTTAGTGGGCTGTTTTGATGTGCAGCACGAAGCGCCACATTTAGTGGATTATGAAACTGTACTGGCCGAATCAGCAGAAATGGCGTGGATCAGCACCGAAGGCAATCGCTTTAACCACGCCACCGACCGTGTACCCCATGTAATAGAGCTGGCCGACGAATTGCGGGTAAAAGGCTATCCCATCAAAGACAGCGTAGAAATATCAGGCTCTGGTGCAGTAAGGCAAACCGCGCTTAAAGCCGCCATGGTGCAGCGTGTTTTTCTTGATGAAAAAAACCACCCAATCACCCGCACCGTACCCGGCTCCTTCTACGAATTTATCAGCCGAGATAAACTACCCGATAGCGCACAGCTGGATCTGCGCTTTGATGCCTCCAATGCTCAAGGTATTTTTAAGATGACAGCGGCAAATTAA